TCGTTAGAACGGAAGTGAATATGATCCATGTTCTTATGGAGAATCTTACAGCGGGTTATAAGAAATTGTCAATCCCCACATTAAAGGGATATGAATATATCTTAATTGATGATATAATACGAATGGAGGCTGACCGAAGCTACTGCAATTTTTATCTGACCCAAAAAAGGAAATTTACCGTTTCAAAATGTTTGAATGATTACCAGCTGTTACTTGAAAATTCAACCTTCTTCAGGGTACATAACTCCCACCTGATTAACCTGAAGTTAATAAAATCATATCTCAAAAATGATGGAGGGTATGTCGAAATGGTTGATGGTTCAATTATACCCATATCCAGAACGAAAAAAGATTTCTTCCTTAAAGCAATAAAACAGCATATTATCAAATAAAAACTGTCCGGCTTTCGAAGGGTGGGGCCCCTTCGGAGGGACCCTCCGAGAGTGACCCTTCGAGGGTGTCAAATTCTTAGGATGATTTGACTACTCCAAGCTTTCCGAAGGAAAATAGTCCCTCCGAGGGTGTCAAATTCTTAGGATGATGTGACTACTCCAAGCTTTCCGAAGGAAAAGGGACCCTCCGAGGGTGAGATGTTTAAAAAAAGAGAATAAAAGTTTGCAGTATCGAAAAATTTATCTAAATTTGACCAATTGGTTAAACCAAATAATTAAATTATATGGTCAAGAATACGGAGATAACCGAATCAACTGAGGAGAAGATACTGGAGGCTGCAAAGAAGGTGTTTGTGCTTAACGGACTTGATGGCACCAGTATGCAGCAGATAGCCGATGAGGCCAAAATCAATAAATCGTTGCTCCATTATTATTACAGGACCAAGGAGAAACTTTTCGGCAAGGTCCTGAAATATGCCTTCAGATTCGTATTGCCGCAAATAACGGATATCCTGAATTCGGATATTGATGTATTTGAAAAGATCAGGAAACTGACTGCCGAATACATTGACCTCCTCATGAAAAATAAATTCATTCCTGCTTTTGTTATTCATGAGATCAATCGTAATCCCGACAATATTTTTCAGAATATGGTTGAAGCCGGTGTAAAACCTGAAATATTCATCCGGCAGTTTGAAAACGAAATCCGAAAAGGGACGATCCGTCCCATGGATCCACGACACCTGATCGTCAATATAATTTCTCTGTGTATATTCCCTGTTGTTGCCCGGCCATTGGCTCAACGGCTTTTCTTCAATAATAACGAAAAGGATTACCAGCAATTTCTCGAAGAACGAAAAGTTGTGGTGGCCGATTTTATTATTAATGCAATAAAAATATGATCATGAAAAGGCTCAGCATTGTTTTTACCGGCATTCTTCTTTGTTTATTATCTTCTGCACAGCAATCCGATACACTTAAGCTTCAGAATTGCCTGAATCTCGCCTCCATTAAAAATCCTGCTTACAGGCAGAAAAATATCTCTGCCCAGATTTTGTCTGATAAGCTGAAAAATATTACAAACAACTGGTTTCCATCTGCCGGTATCAATGCGCAGGCATTATATAACTCCGAAACTATTGATTTTTCTGATGTCTTTAGTAAAATGCCCGTGCCTGTTTCAGTTCCTTCTCTTCCCCTGGACCAATACAAAGTCTGGGCCGACATCAGCCAGCAGATTTATGACGGCGGCGTTAACCGCACTCTTAAGCAGGCAGAAAAAGCTGATTTTAATACAAGTATTCAACAGACAGAGGTTGATCTGCTTGCTGCCCGTCAACAGGTAAACCAGGTCTATTTTTCATTGCTGCTTACACAGAAAAACAGCGAAATTCTCGGCGTTTCGCTGGAGGAATTAAAATCGAAAAGAAAATTGGTGGAATCCGGCGTCAGAAATGGTGCAGTATTATCTGATAATCTTCTGGCCATGGATGCAGAGGTATATATTATGCAGCAAAAACTCACCGAAGTCAGGTTAATGCGGAGCAATCTCATTAGGATCCTGTCAGTGCTAATTGATTCCACAATAAATGAAACTGCAATCGTTACCCAACCTGATCAGGTAACACCAAATGAGTCCGGAATACGACCAGAATTCGGCCTTTTCGAAAGCCAGAAAGAGAAGATTTCGGTCAACCAGAAACTCATTGGTGCAGGCGACCTTCCCAAATTCTTTGCTTTTTCTCAGATTGCTTATGGTCGTCCGGGATTTAACATGATAAGCAACGAATTTCACTCATTCTATTCTGTGGGTGCCGGAATGAAATGGAATTTCCTGAATTACGGCGACAGCAAAAGACAAAAGAAAGTGCTGGAATTACAGAAAGAACTTGTAGATGTAAAGAAGGATAATTTTAACAATCAACTTACAATACAATTGCTTACGGAAAAGATGAACATGGAAAAATATGATTCCCTGATTGTTACGGATGAAAAAATTCTGAGTATACGGAAGTCAGTCACTGTTTCAAGTTTCTCCAAACTGAATAACGGTATTATCACTTCTACAGATTATCTCACCGATATGAATGCGGAGATAATGGCCAGGCTTCAGTTCGAGAATCACAAAATCCTCAGGATGCAGTCGGCTTGTAATTACGCATTGCTCGAAGGAAAATTATAGTTAAAAACATTTATAAATAAGATTATGAAAAGCATTCTCCGGTCCGCTTCATTTAAAATCCTGCTGCTTACAGGTATTACTGTTGTATTTAATGCCTGTAAAGGTGACAAAGACAGCGCAGATGCCTATGGAAATTTCGAAACCGATGAAGTCATCGTTTCAGCAGAATCGCAGGGTGAATTGATTCAATTTGGAATCCATGAGGGAGACAAAGTGAATAAAGGACAGTTTCTGGGCAGGATTGATTCAACCGATGTTTCTATTAAGAAAAACCAGTTAATGGCTCAGCATTCAGTAATTCTGGCACGAATCAGAAACCTGGATGCCCAACTCAGGGTGCAGGATGAGCAGCGGGCAAACCTTGTAAGAGAAGTGAACCGCATTACCAACCTTTATAATGATAAGGCTGCCACACAACAGCAACTTGATGATATCAACGGAAAAGTGAAGGTTCTTGATTCGCAGACCGAAGCCCTAAAAAGCCAAAAGAGCATCATTGCAGGCGAGCAATCGGTTCTTTCAGCCCAGCTTCAGGAAGTCGATAACCAGATCAGCAAATGCAGGATTGTAAGTCCCGCAGACGGAACAATCCTTGAAAAATACACGGATGCAGGAGAACTGGTAAGTCCCGGTAAAGCCCTCTTCAAACTGGCCAATCTGAATGAAATGGAACTCAAGGTATATATAAGCGGTTCACAACTTTCATCTGTTTCGATCGGCGATACTGTGAATGTTACTATTGATTCCGAATCCGGTGAAATGCAAACCATTAAGGGCATTGTAAGCTGGGTGGCTTCACAAGTTGAGTTCACTCCGAAAATTATACAGACAAAGCAGGAAAGAGTAAATATGGTTTATGCTGTTAAAGTGAGGGTTAACAATGATGGCAGGCTGAAGATCGGGATGCCCGGGGAGGTCAGATTTAAGTAGGGAGGAAGGAGTAGGGAGGAAGGAGTAAGGAGAGGTGAGCAGTTAGAGGAGAGAAGAGAGAGATGAGAAAAGAGTGGGAGACTGGGAGACTGGGAGAGTGGGAGACTGGGAGAGTGGGAGAGTGGGAGAGTGGGAGCCCTGAAAGGGCGCGACAACCCAGCACAGGGTGCAACCCTGTTTCCAAAATGTAACATTGAATGAAATAACAATGATTGAAATAACCAACGTCAGCAAATTCTACGGTGAAACCGGTGCGGTTAAGGACATCACCTTATCTATCGGGTCAAACACCCTTTTTGGGTTGATTGGTCCAGACGGTGCAGGCAAAACCACCTTATTCCGGATGATCACCACCTTGCTGATACCCGACAAAGGTATAATCACAGTGAAAGGATTTGACACGGTGACAGGTTATGCCGGCATAAGGAAATTTACCGGTTATATGCCAGGCCGGTTTTCGCTTTACCCTGATCTCACTGTTTCTGAAAACCTTACTTTTTACGCCACGATTTTCGGAACTACAGTGGATGCCAAT
Above is a genomic segment from Bacteroidales bacterium containing:
- a CDS encoding LytTR family DNA-binding domain-containing protein, with protein sequence MFDTLLIDDEQDTIDFLSGAIAKYCPDARIVGYAMNIEDGLSEIFIKKPNIVFLDINLPGGNGFELLNRIPDRQFEVIFVTAYNEHAIRAFRYSAIDYILKPVDISELIDAINKATRSFVRTEVNMIHVLMENLTAGYKKLSIPTLKGYEYILIDDIIRMEADRSYCNFYLTQKRKFTVSKCLNDYQLLLENSTFFRVHNSHLINLKLIKSYLKNDGGYVEMVDGSIIPISRTKKDFFLKAIKQHIIK
- a CDS encoding TetR family transcriptional regulator, which gives rise to MVKNTEITESTEEKILEAAKKVFVLNGLDGTSMQQIADEAKINKSLLHYYYRTKEKLFGKVLKYAFRFVLPQITDILNSDIDVFEKIRKLTAEYIDLLMKNKFIPAFVIHEINRNPDNIFQNMVEAGVKPEIFIRQFENEIRKGTIRPMDPRHLIVNIISLCIFPVVARPLAQRLFFNNNEKDYQQFLEERKVVVADFIINAIKI
- a CDS encoding TolC family protein; this translates as MKRLSIVFTGILLCLLSSAQQSDTLKLQNCLNLASIKNPAYRQKNISAQILSDKLKNITNNWFPSAGINAQALYNSETIDFSDVFSKMPVPVSVPSLPLDQYKVWADISQQIYDGGVNRTLKQAEKADFNTSIQQTEVDLLAARQQVNQVYFSLLLTQKNSEILGVSLEELKSKRKLVESGVRNGAVLSDNLLAMDAEVYIMQQKLTEVRLMRSNLIRILSVLIDSTINETAIVTQPDQVTPNESGIRPEFGLFESQKEKISVNQKLIGAGDLPKFFAFSQIAYGRPGFNMISNEFHSFYSVGAGMKWNFLNYGDSKRQKKVLELQKELVDVKKDNFNNQLTIQLLTEKMNMEKYDSLIVTDEKILSIRKSVTVSSFSKLNNGIITSTDYLTDMNAEIMARLQFENHKILRMQSACNYALLEGKL
- a CDS encoding HlyD family efflux transporter periplasmic adaptor subunit; protein product: MKSILRSASFKILLLTGITVVFNACKGDKDSADAYGNFETDEVIVSAESQGELIQFGIHEGDKVNKGQFLGRIDSTDVSIKKNQLMAQHSVILARIRNLDAQLRVQDEQRANLVREVNRITNLYNDKAATQQQLDDINGKVKVLDSQTEALKSQKSIIAGEQSVLSAQLQEVDNQISKCRIVSPADGTILEKYTDAGELVSPGKALFKLANLNEMELKVYISGSQLSSVSIGDTVNVTIDSESGEMQTIKGIVSWVASQVEFTPKIIQTKQERVNMVYAVKVRVNNDGRLKIGMPGEVRFK